A genomic segment from Spinacia oleracea cultivar Varoflay chromosome 3, BTI_SOV_V1, whole genome shotgun sequence encodes:
- the LOC130469983 gene encoding uncharacterized protein, whose amino-acid sequence MVNRLKVIMPDIVDDYQNAFIPGRFMVDNCFMASELMSYVRRKKKGKQFAAILKVDLSKAYDRVRWDFVESVLVALKFPTTPGRPSFTLSVYSLYESIIKEVKKTSKVEENLSPNTPSLFIRLLKRPLSVKSDTRLGTYLGCPMDVDGRSTSQLSLIHDKLLQKLSSWKFIHLSQAGKIVLINGILVALSANILSLYLIPAGLTKRITSTIMRFWWSSLMDRRPIYWRKKEVWGLEVWEESDDHLFRDCSMSDHIWRSMAMRGNASPGVDISK is encoded by the exons ATGGTGAACAGGTTAAAGGTGATAATGCCTGATATTGTTGATGACTATCAGAATGCCTTCATCCCAGGCAGATTCATGGTGGATAATTGCTTTATGGCGTCAGAGTTAATGAGTTATGTCCGTAGAAAGAAAAAGGGGAAGCAGTTTGCAGCAATCTTGAAAGTCGACCTAAGCAAGGCATACGATAGAGTTCGTTGGGATTTTGTGGAAAGTGTTTTGGTGGCTTTGAAGTTTCC GACTACGCCAGGGCGACCCTCTTTCACCTTATCTGTTTATTCTTTATATGAAAGTATTATCAAAGAGGTTAAGAAAACTTCAAAGGTTGAAGAAAATCTCAG CCCCAACACGCCCTCCTTGTTCATTAGACTTCTCAAAAGACCGTTGAGTGTTAAAAGTGATACTCGCTTGGGAACCTACTTGGGGTGTCCAATGGATGTGGATGGAAGATCAACATCGCAACTATCTCTTATTCATGACAAACTCCTCCAGAAGCTGAGCTCTTGGAAATTTATACATCTTTCACAAGCTGGGAAGATTGTCTTGATAAATGGAATTCTTGTGGCTCTCTCGGCAAATATTCTCTCGCTCTATTTGATACCTGCAGGTTTAACAAAAAGAATTACCTCCACAATTATGAGGTTCTGGTGGAGCTCTTTAATGGATAGAAGACCCATATATTGGAGGAAGAAGGAGGTTTGGGGATTAGAAGTTTGG GAGGAGTCTGACGATCATTTGTTTCGAGATTGCTCTATGTCCGATCACATTTGGAGATCCATGGCAATGAGAGGCAATGCCTCGCCAGGTGTTGATATCAGCAAATAG